A stretch of DNA from Granulicella pectinivorans:
TCACCACCAACCGGACCGACGAGGCTCGCGAAGTCCTCGAACTGATGGGCTCACCCAACTCCGCCGCCGAACTCAAGGAGATCGTCGACTCCATCCATCTCGAACGCGGCACCCAGCAGGAGCCCATCTTCAACGGTCGATACGGAAAACCCATCTTCCTTGCTATCACCATCGGCATGTTCAATCAACTCGCCGGCATCAATGCCATCCTCTACTACTCGAACTACATCTTCGCCTCCGCCGGTTTCAGCTCTACCTCGGCTGCGTTACAGACGGTGAGCGTGGGCCTCGTCAACCTCCTGGCTACGGTGCTGGGCATGAGCCTCATCGACCGCCTCGGCCGCAAGACGCTCCTTCTTACCGGATCGGTCGGCATGACCGTCGCCCTGCTCGGAGTAGCAGCCATCTTTTATACCCACGCTCACCAGGCGCTGCTGGTTTGGCTTCTTGTGCTGTTCATCATCTTCTTTGCCATCTCGCAAGGCTCCGTCATCTGGGTCTACATCGCGGAGGTCTTTCCCTCGCGCGTCCGGTCCAAGGGGCAGAGCATCGGGTCGTCTTCGCACTGGATCATGAACGCCCTCATCGCCGGAGCCTTCCCCTACATCGCTGCCCGCTCGCAGGCCGCGCCCTTCGCCTTCTTCGCCGCGATGATGCTTCTTCAGTTCTTCGTCGTGCTCTTCTTCTATCCGGAGACCAAAGGCAGGTCGCTCGAACAGATTCAAACGCAACTGGGTCTCAATTAGGGGAGTCGATGAAGCTAGGAATCAGTGGATTTGCCTGGACCGCCAACTTCGAAGAGCGACATCTCAGCCTGCTCCCCGGCGTGCGAACCATGGGCTTCGAAGCCTTTGAGGTCCCGCTCTTTGACCCAGCGGCGCTCCCCGTCGCTGCCATCCGTCGCGCCTTCGAGGCGAACGATCTCGCCTGCACGCTCTGCGGGATTCTTCCGGCTGGCATCAACCCCATCAGCTCCGATCCTGTCGTGCGTCAGCGCTCTCGCGATCATCTCGTGCGCTCGATCGAAGCTGCGGCAGAGATGGGCGCGCATCTTCTCGGTGGACCACTCTTCGCGCCGATTGGCTATCTGCCCGGACACCGGTCCACAGAGGACGAATGGACCTGGGCGATCGAGCACTTTCAGTCCGTCGTGGGGCTTCTTGAAGCGCATGATGTCACGTTGTCGATAGAGCCCGTGAACCGTTCGGAGACCTTCTTCGTGCGGACCGGCGAAGAAGCCGCGAAGCTCTGTGCCGCGGTGGGAAGCCCGCGCATCGGGGTCACGATCGATACGTTCCACGCGAACATCGAAGAGAAGAACATTGCAGCGGCGGTCGAGTCGTTGGGTGTTCACGTGAAGCACATGCATATGAGCGAGAACGACCGCAGCCTTCTCGGTTCGGGACACGTTGATTTTCCTGCTATTCTTCGTTCTCTCCAGCGGAGTCGGTACGAAGGATATCTGATGATCGAAGGGTTCGGCTATCGTGCGTCCGAATCCTCAGCTCCGGGTGCGCTATGGGCTGACCCGGCCGTCTCCCCCGAGATGCTCGCGCAACAAGGGTTCTCGTATCTCAAAGGACTGCTTCACGGCACAGCCTGAGTAGGCGGCTTGACGACCGTTTTCGTCTACTCGATGGAAAAGAAGAGGTCGTACCGCTTATCCTTTGATTGCCCCGCCCACGCTTCACCTGCTTCCACAGGCCCACGGCCTGGCGACCCTTGACGCCAATCGCCGACGGCGTGTCCCGCTCATCGCATTCCGCATGCGGAATAGAGCGAAAATTGCCTCAGCGCTATGCAAAGGGGTGGTGCGACCCATGAGGCCGCCACCCTCTCGAAGGACTGTCAAGGTCTGCGAACCTCGTCTCCCGACGGTTTACGCAAATCGAATGAACGAGTTGACATTGGTCGGACCGTTCAAGTAAACCTTCTTTGCTCTTGAAAGCCTATTCATTTCGTTCGGTAGCTTTGCTGCGAACTTGGGTCGTCCCGCGTTCGCGCAAGCAACGGATGGCGAAACCAAAAGGACAGCAATCTACCTGGAAGAACGACTCAGGCAGAGTTCAAGAAAACTTGGAGGCAGAATGGTAAAGAACTTC
This window harbors:
- a CDS encoding sugar porter family MFS transporter — translated: MNRYLAKATIVGALGGLLFGFDTAVIAGTTQQLTEIFHLTPTTLGLTVFIGLVGTVIGALCSGVLGQKIGGREALRIMAILYTISAIGCAFAWNWDILMVARFIGGLGIGGSSVLGPVYIAELAPAKWRGRMVGLFQINIVVGILLAYLSNYIITTRNLGTMQWRWEFGVAIIPSILFLVMLYGIPRSSRWLVTTNRTDEAREVLELMGSPNSAAELKEIVDSIHLERGTQQEPIFNGRYGKPIFLAITIGMFNQLAGINAILYYSNYIFASAGFSSTSAALQTVSVGLVNLLATVLGMSLIDRLGRKTLLLTGSVGMTVALLGVAAIFYTHAHQALLVWLLVLFIIFFAISQGSVIWVYIAEVFPSRVRSKGQSIGSSSHWIMNALIAGAFPYIAARSQAAPFAFFAAMMLLQFFVVLFFYPETKGRSLEQIQTQLGLN
- a CDS encoding sugar phosphate isomerase/epimerase family protein, which encodes MKLGISGFAWTANFEERHLSLLPGVRTMGFEAFEVPLFDPAALPVAAIRRAFEANDLACTLCGILPAGINPISSDPVVRQRSRDHLVRSIEAAAEMGAHLLGGPLFAPIGYLPGHRSTEDEWTWAIEHFQSVVGLLEAHDVTLSIEPVNRSETFFVRTGEEAAKLCAAVGSPRIGVTIDTFHANIEEKNIAAAVESLGVHVKHMHMSENDRSLLGSGHVDFPAILRSLQRSRYEGYLMIEGFGYRASESSAPGALWADPAVSPEMLAQQGFSYLKGLLHGTA